One stretch of Clavibacter michiganensis DNA includes these proteins:
- a CDS encoding (2Fe-2S)-binding protein translates to MTPRRVDPARDPIRPEPAAAVRFTVDGDPVEGVRGQTIAGALLASGTLAWRTTASAGRPRGVFCGIGVCFDCTVTVNGLPDVRACQRRAVEGDVVETGPGATVPDAGSAERAGEAS, encoded by the coding sequence GTGACGCCGCGGCGCGTGGATCCGGCGCGGGACCCGATCCGCCCGGAGCCGGCCGCGGCCGTGCGCTTCACCGTGGACGGGGATCCCGTCGAGGGCGTCCGCGGCCAGACCATCGCGGGCGCCCTGCTCGCCTCCGGCACGCTCGCCTGGCGCACGACCGCGAGCGCGGGCCGTCCGCGGGGCGTCTTCTGCGGGATCGGCGTGTGCTTCGACTGCACCGTCACCGTGAACGGTCTGCCCGACGTGCGCGCCTGCCAGCGCCGCGCCGTCGAGGGCGACGTGGTGGAGACCGGGCCGGGTGCGACCGTGCCCGACGCCGGATCGGCCGAGCGCGCGGGGGAGGCGTCGTGA
- a CDS encoding FAD-dependent oxidoreductase, with the protein MSAADDRRHVVVVGAGPAGLAAAVAARGRGARVTLLDATDELGGQYWRHLPESRPAARERILHHGWDAFTALRSRLAADDGCAIVTGAQVWAIERPAPDASAAADTADAAAAPPAAVVHVLVGQVDGSRREPLTLRPDALVLATGAQDRTLPFPGWDLPGVFTAGAAQALAKGERVRVGDRVIVAGAGPFLLPVAVSLVQAGARVVGIHEAARVPGLARGWLRRPAGLARAPHKAAELAGYVSVLARERIGYTTGSAVVAAHGTDRVEAVTVQRLDASWAPIPGTERRIAVDAVCVGHGFTPRLELPIAAGCRIGADRFVEVDADQGAGPAGVFAAGEITGIGGVDQALAEGEVAGHCAAGGSPTDATIAPAVRRRAVAHDVAGRIEAAHGIRPGWTGWLRDDTLACRCEEVPVGRLRATARAAASTDLRSMKLATRAGLGICQGRVCGRTVEQLLAAEAPACGAAPAAPAGPGSDRRPIASPVRLGELAAAYERRDAGPPSLAAAAPGADDPREHAPPTTPAPLSTTDRKDLP; encoded by the coding sequence GTGAGCGCCGCGGACGACCGGCGCCACGTCGTCGTCGTCGGCGCGGGCCCGGCCGGGCTCGCCGCCGCGGTCGCCGCGCGCGGACGCGGGGCGCGGGTCACGCTGCTCGACGCGACCGACGAGCTGGGCGGCCAGTACTGGCGGCACCTGCCGGAGTCGCGGCCGGCGGCGCGCGAGCGCATCCTGCACCACGGCTGGGACGCGTTCACCGCGCTCCGTTCCCGGCTCGCCGCCGACGACGGCTGCGCGATCGTGACGGGCGCGCAGGTGTGGGCGATCGAGCGGCCGGCGCCGGACGCGAGCGCCGCCGCGGACACCGCCGATGCCGCCGCCGCGCCGCCCGCCGCCGTCGTCCACGTGCTCGTCGGCCAGGTCGACGGATCCCGCCGCGAGCCCCTGACTCTCCGCCCGGACGCGCTCGTGCTCGCGACCGGCGCGCAGGACCGCACGCTGCCCTTCCCCGGCTGGGACCTGCCGGGCGTCTTCACCGCGGGCGCCGCGCAGGCCCTCGCGAAGGGCGAGCGCGTGCGCGTCGGCGACCGCGTGATCGTCGCGGGCGCCGGCCCCTTCCTCCTGCCCGTCGCGGTGTCGCTCGTGCAGGCGGGGGCGCGCGTGGTCGGGATCCACGAGGCCGCGCGCGTGCCGGGGCTCGCCCGCGGCTGGCTGCGGCGTCCGGCGGGCCTCGCCCGTGCGCCGCACAAGGCCGCCGAGCTCGCCGGGTACGTCTCCGTGCTGGCGCGCGAGCGCATCGGCTACACGACCGGCAGCGCGGTCGTCGCCGCGCACGGCACCGACCGCGTCGAGGCCGTGACCGTGCAGCGCCTCGACGCGTCGTGGGCGCCGATCCCGGGCACCGAGCGGCGGATCGCCGTGGACGCCGTGTGCGTCGGCCACGGCTTCACTCCCCGGCTCGAGCTGCCGATCGCCGCGGGCTGCCGCATCGGCGCCGACCGCTTCGTCGAGGTCGACGCGGACCAGGGCGCCGGACCCGCTGGCGTCTTCGCCGCGGGCGAGATCACCGGCATCGGGGGAGTGGACCAGGCGCTCGCGGAGGGCGAGGTCGCCGGGCACTGCGCGGCGGGCGGATCCCCGACCGACGCCACGATCGCCCCCGCCGTCCGCCGCCGGGCCGTCGCGCACGACGTGGCCGGGCGCATCGAGGCCGCGCACGGGATCCGCCCCGGCTGGACCGGCTGGCTCCGCGACGACACGCTCGCCTGCCGCTGCGAGGAGGTGCCCGTCGGGCGTCTGCGCGCGACCGCCCGCGCCGCCGCATCCACCGACCTCCGCTCCATGAAGCTCGCGACGCGCGCCGGCCTCGGCATCTGCCAGGGTCGCGTCTGCGGGCGGACCGTCGAGCAGCTGCTCGCGGCGGAGGCGCCGGCGTGCGGAGCCGCACCCGCCGCACCGGCCGGCCCCGGATCCGACCGCCGTCCCATCGCCTCGCCCGTGCGCCTCGGCGAGCTCGCCGCCGCCTACGAGCGCCGGGACGCCGGACCCCCGTCCCTCGCCGCGGCCGCGCCCGGCGCCGACGACCCGCGCGAGCACGCGCCCCCGACCACCCCCGCACCCCTGAGCACCACCGACCGGAAGGACCTGCCATGA
- a CDS encoding aldehyde dehydrogenase (NADP(+)): protein MTPHETDTTTDPSVEATVDAVAARAARAAAPLAALAPAARARALEAVADALEAIRPELLPVAERETALAPGRLAGELTRTTVQLRILAAAVRDGRYLDARIDHADPDAAPAPRPDIRRYLVPVGPVLNFAASNFPFAFSVAGGDTASALAVGCPVVAKAHPGHPELSRLVAAAASAALVEAGLPEGTLQLIEGEEAGLAMLRDPRIRAATFTGSLRAGRFLADVAAARPDPIPFFGELGSVNPVVITERAAAERGEDIASALVASAAGSAGQLCTAPGIVLIPAGHGLDAVLAEEAGAVAPHGMLNQRIAEGYAGGRAAAIAVDGVRLVAEGRAPAAEDGSVTPTIAAVSLTDFEAAEDVLRHEVFGPFALLVEYPAGTDLAALAARTFPGELTASVHLGEGEADAAAAELIRVLAARAGRVLVDAWPTGVSVTDAQQHGGPWPATTLDRGTSVGTASLDRLLRGVAFQGVPDALLPEPLRTANPWGVPQRVSARGARA from the coding sequence ATGACCCCGCACGAGACCGACACGACCACCGACCCGTCCGTGGAGGCGACCGTGGACGCCGTCGCCGCGCGCGCCGCCCGCGCCGCCGCGCCCCTCGCAGCCCTGGCGCCCGCGGCCCGCGCCCGCGCGCTCGAGGCCGTCGCCGACGCGCTGGAGGCGATCCGTCCCGAGCTGCTGCCCGTCGCCGAGCGGGAGACCGCGCTCGCGCCCGGCCGCCTCGCCGGCGAGCTGACGCGCACGACCGTGCAGCTGCGGATCCTCGCGGCCGCCGTGCGCGACGGCCGCTACCTCGACGCGCGCATCGACCACGCCGATCCCGACGCGGCTCCCGCCCCGCGCCCCGACATCCGCCGGTACCTCGTGCCCGTCGGCCCGGTCCTCAACTTCGCGGCGTCGAACTTCCCGTTCGCGTTCTCCGTCGCAGGCGGCGACACCGCGTCGGCGCTCGCGGTCGGCTGCCCGGTGGTCGCGAAGGCGCACCCGGGGCACCCCGAGCTGTCGCGCCTCGTCGCGGCGGCCGCGTCCGCCGCGCTCGTCGAGGCCGGCCTGCCCGAGGGCACGCTGCAGCTCATCGAGGGCGAGGAGGCGGGGCTCGCCATGCTGCGCGACCCGCGCATCCGCGCCGCCACCTTCACGGGATCGCTCCGCGCCGGCCGCTTCCTCGCCGACGTCGCCGCCGCCCGCCCCGACCCGATCCCGTTCTTCGGCGAGCTCGGCAGCGTCAACCCCGTCGTCATCACCGAGCGCGCCGCCGCCGAGCGCGGGGAGGACATCGCGTCCGCCCTCGTCGCGAGCGCCGCCGGATCCGCCGGGCAGCTCTGCACCGCGCCCGGCATCGTGCTGATCCCCGCGGGCCACGGCCTCGACGCCGTGCTCGCGGAGGAGGCCGGTGCCGTCGCCCCGCACGGCATGCTCAACCAGAGGATCGCCGAGGGCTACGCGGGCGGCCGCGCCGCCGCCATCGCGGTCGACGGCGTGCGGCTCGTCGCGGAGGGCCGCGCGCCCGCCGCCGAGGACGGATCCGTGACCCCCACCATCGCCGCCGTGTCGCTCACGGACTTCGAGGCTGCGGAGGACGTGCTCCGCCACGAGGTGTTCGGCCCGTTCGCGCTCCTGGTCGAGTACCCCGCGGGCACCGACCTCGCCGCCCTCGCGGCCCGCACCTTCCCGGGCGAGCTGACCGCGAGCGTCCACCTCGGCGAGGGCGAGGCCGATGCGGCCGCGGCCGAGCTGATCCGCGTGCTCGCCGCCCGCGCCGGCCGCGTGCTCGTCGACGCCTGGCCCACGGGCGTCTCCGTCACCGACGCGCAGCAGCACGGCGGACCCTGGCCCGCCACCACCCTCGACCGCGGCACGAGCGTCGGCACCGCGTCGCTCGACCGGCTGCTCCGCGGCGTCGCGTTCCAGGGCGTCCCGGACGCGCTGCTGCCCGAGCCGCTGCGCACCGCGAACCCGTGGGGCGTGCCCCAGCGGGTGAGCGCGCGCGGCGCCCGCGCCTGA
- a CDS encoding acyl-CoA dehydrogenase family protein, giving the protein MVDTAARGRTTRGTRGRGPAAGPQSGAADEGSLHEGARRDGAAPEGALREAGVPVAGDVDAEVARDLDRTDGDAGTGTGPRVDVAGLGSVLLGRWADVRRSSRELTSRPELHRVEGLDMHQHRARVREQLKILVEHGGVHRAYPVSVGGLEDHGGNIAGFEELVAADPSLQIKAGVQWGLFGSAVMHLGTERHHRELLPGIMTLATPGAFAMTETGHGSDVASIGTTATYDPETGEFDLHTPFRAAWKDYLGNAAVDGRAATVFAQLVTQGVNHGVHCFYVPLRDETGAFLPGVGGEDDGLKGGLNGIDNGRLHFDHVRVPRANLLNRYGDVAEDGTYTSEISSPGRRFFTMLGTLVQGRVSLDGAATSAAKIALQIAITYGNQRRQFVAGGTDEEVLLDYQRHQRRLIPRIATTYAASFAHEKLLGQFDAVFSGRSDTDADRQDLETLAAAFKPLSTWHALDTIQEAREACGGQGFLAENRLVGLRADLDVYATFEGDNTVLLQLVAKRLLTDVNKRFAKADFGVLARYAVEQAADRTLRSTGLRTLGQALADRGSTARSVGQLREPDTQRALLTGRVETMVGEIATALRATRKMPPAEAAALFNRHQHALIEAARAHAQLLQWEAFTEALDPASETGRAMDDGTRRILTWTRDLFGLRLIEEDLAWFLIHGRLSAPRARAVTAYIDRLVARLRPHAQDLVDAFGYTAAHVRAPVASGEERDRQDEARAYRDARIADGSAPRMEKSEKKKG; this is encoded by the coding sequence ATGGTCGACACGGCGGCACGAGGACGCACCACCCGCGGCACGAGGGGACGAGGCCCCGCCGCGGGTCCGCAGAGCGGCGCAGCCGACGAGGGCTCTCTCCACGAGGGCGCGCGCCGGGACGGCGCAGCCCCCGAGGGCGCGCTCCGCGAGGCGGGCGTCCCGGTCGCCGGCGACGTGGACGCCGAGGTCGCGCGCGATCTCGATCGCACCGACGGCGACGCGGGGACCGGCACCGGCCCCCGCGTCGACGTCGCGGGCCTGGGCAGCGTGCTCCTCGGCCGCTGGGCCGACGTCCGCCGCTCGTCCCGCGAGCTGACCAGCCGCCCCGAGCTGCACCGCGTCGAGGGCCTCGACATGCACCAGCACCGGGCGCGCGTGCGCGAGCAGCTGAAGATCCTCGTCGAGCACGGCGGCGTGCACCGCGCCTACCCGGTGTCCGTCGGCGGGCTCGAGGACCACGGCGGCAACATCGCGGGCTTCGAGGAGCTCGTGGCCGCGGATCCGTCGCTCCAGATCAAGGCCGGCGTGCAGTGGGGCCTGTTCGGCTCCGCGGTGATGCACCTCGGCACCGAGCGCCACCACCGCGAGCTGCTGCCGGGGATCATGACGCTCGCGACGCCCGGCGCCTTCGCGATGACCGAGACCGGCCACGGATCCGACGTCGCGAGCATCGGCACGACCGCGACCTACGACCCCGAGACGGGCGAGTTCGACCTGCACACCCCGTTCCGCGCGGCGTGGAAGGACTACCTCGGGAACGCCGCGGTCGACGGCCGCGCGGCCACGGTGTTCGCGCAGCTCGTCACGCAGGGCGTGAACCACGGCGTGCACTGCTTCTACGTGCCGCTCCGCGACGAGACCGGCGCGTTCCTGCCCGGCGTCGGCGGCGAGGACGACGGCCTGAAGGGCGGTCTCAACGGGATCGACAACGGCCGCCTCCACTTCGACCACGTGCGCGTGCCGCGTGCGAACCTCCTCAACCGCTACGGCGACGTGGCCGAGGACGGCACCTACACGTCCGAGATCTCGAGCCCCGGCCGCCGCTTCTTCACCATGCTCGGCACGCTCGTGCAGGGCCGCGTCTCGCTCGACGGCGCAGCGACCTCCGCCGCCAAGATCGCGCTGCAGATCGCGATCACCTACGGCAACCAGCGCCGCCAGTTCGTCGCGGGCGGCACCGACGAGGAGGTGCTGCTCGACTACCAGCGCCACCAGCGCCGGCTGATCCCGCGCATCGCGACGACCTACGCCGCGTCCTTCGCGCACGAGAAGCTGCTCGGCCAGTTCGACGCGGTGTTCTCCGGCAGGTCGGACACCGACGCCGACCGGCAGGACCTCGAGACGCTGGCGGCCGCGTTCAAGCCGCTCAGCACGTGGCACGCGCTCGACACCATCCAGGAGGCGCGCGAGGCGTGCGGCGGCCAGGGCTTCCTCGCCGAGAACCGGCTCGTCGGGCTCCGCGCCGACCTCGACGTCTACGCGACCTTCGAGGGCGACAACACCGTCCTCCTGCAGCTCGTCGCCAAGCGCCTGCTCACCGACGTGAACAAGCGCTTCGCGAAGGCCGACTTCGGGGTGCTCGCGCGGTACGCCGTGGAGCAGGCCGCGGATCGCACGCTGCGCTCGACCGGCCTGCGGACGCTCGGGCAGGCGCTCGCGGACCGCGGATCCACCGCCCGCTCGGTCGGCCAGCTCCGCGAGCCGGACACGCAGCGCGCGCTGCTGACGGGTCGCGTCGAGACGATGGTCGGCGAGATCGCGACCGCGCTCCGCGCCACCCGGAAGATGCCGCCCGCCGAGGCCGCGGCGCTCTTCAACCGGCACCAGCACGCGCTCATCGAGGCGGCCCGCGCGCACGCGCAGCTGCTGCAGTGGGAGGCGTTCACCGAGGCGCTGGATCCCGCGTCGGAGACGGGCCGGGCGATGGACGACGGCACCCGTCGCATCCTCACCTGGACCCGCGACCTGTTCGGCCTCCGCCTCATCGAGGAGGACCTGGCCTGGTTCCTGATCCACGGCCGCCTCAGCGCGCCGCGCGCCCGCGCCGTGACGGCCTACATCGACCGGCTCGTCGCGCGCCTGCGCCCGCACGCGCAGGACCTCGTGGACGCGTTCGGCTACACGGCGGCGCACGTCCGCGCGCCCGTCGCCTCCGGCGAGGAGCGGGACCGCCAGGACGAGGCGCGCGCGTACCGCGACGCCCGCATCGCCGACGGCTCCGCCCCGCGCATGGAGAAGAGCGAGAAGAAGAAGGGGTAG
- a CDS encoding proline racemase family protein produces the protein MRSSRVFHAVDSHTEGMPTRVVTSGFGVIPGSTMNERRLHLIEHLDHLRLLLMTEPRGHAAMSGAILQPPTRDDCDWGVLYIEVSGCLPMCGHGTIGVATVLVETGLVEVQEPVTTIRLDTPAGLVIARVDVEDGRAASVTIENVPSYVERLDASIEVPGYGTVPYNLAFGGNFYAVVELDALGLPFDRGRQQEILQAGLAIMGAINDQDAPSHPEISGVDHCHHVEFLAPGSDARLSRHAMAIHPGWFDRSPCGTGTSARMAELWARGELAVGDDFVNESFIGSRFTGRILRETTVAGRPAIVPAITGRAWITGMGQYLLDPTDPFPSGFRF, from the coding sequence ATGAGGTCCTCCCGCGTCTTCCACGCCGTCGACTCGCACACCGAGGGCATGCCGACCCGCGTCGTCACGAGCGGCTTCGGCGTGATCCCCGGCTCCACCATGAACGAGCGCCGCCTGCACCTGATCGAGCACCTCGACCACCTGCGGCTCCTGCTCATGACGGAGCCGCGCGGCCACGCGGCGATGAGCGGCGCGATCCTGCAGCCGCCCACGCGCGACGACTGCGACTGGGGCGTCCTCTACATCGAGGTGTCCGGCTGCCTGCCGATGTGCGGGCACGGCACCATCGGCGTCGCGACCGTGCTCGTGGAGACCGGGCTCGTCGAGGTGCAGGAGCCGGTCACCACGATCCGGCTCGACACCCCGGCCGGCCTCGTGATCGCGCGCGTCGACGTGGAGGACGGCCGGGCCGCCTCGGTCACGATCGAGAACGTCCCCTCCTACGTGGAGCGGCTCGACGCCTCCATCGAGGTCCCCGGCTACGGCACCGTGCCCTACAACCTCGCGTTCGGCGGCAACTTCTACGCGGTCGTCGAGCTCGACGCGCTGGGGCTGCCCTTCGACCGGGGACGACAGCAGGAGATCCTCCAGGCCGGGCTCGCGATCATGGGCGCCATCAACGACCAGGACGCGCCGTCGCACCCGGAGATCTCCGGGGTCGACCACTGCCACCACGTGGAGTTCCTCGCGCCGGGATCCGACGCGCGGCTCTCGCGGCACGCCATGGCGATCCACCCCGGCTGGTTCGACCGCTCGCCGTGCGGCACCGGCACGTCCGCGCGCATGGCCGAGCTGTGGGCGCGCGGCGAGCTGGCGGTGGGCGACGACTTCGTCAACGAGTCGTTCATCGGCAGCCGCTTCACCGGCCGGATCCTGCGCGAGACCACCGTCGCCGGCCGGCCCGCGATCGTCCCCGCCATCACCGGGCGCGCGTGGATCACCGGCATGGGACAGTACCTGCTGGATCCCACCGACCCGTTCCCGAGCGGCTTCCGGTTCTGA
- a CDS encoding dihydrodipicolinate synthase family protein: MTAPALDLGGVVVATTLPFREDASAPAGLAVDYDAYAAHCDWLMANGCRGVGPNGSLGEYSSLTDEERRKVVQVAVETVGDRGIVVAGVHGVGWHQAKKWAEIAAEDGADGVLLLPPTIYRASDDEVVEHYARVDEVGLPIMAYNNPFDTKVDLTPQLLQRLDALENVVAIKEFSGDIRRVTEIQDLTGLDVIAGADDLLLESLIMGAVGWFAGYPNAFPREAVELYGLATSGRIEEAKALYQHLVPVFRWDSRTEFVQAIKLSIDVAGESTGGPTRPPRAPLPAAVAEQVTRDTRRALDHLAGR, translated from the coding sequence ATGACCGCACCCGCCCTGGACCTCGGAGGCGTCGTCGTCGCCACCACGCTGCCGTTCCGCGAGGACGCGTCGGCCCCCGCCGGCCTCGCCGTCGACTACGACGCGTACGCCGCCCACTGCGACTGGCTCATGGCGAACGGCTGCCGCGGCGTCGGCCCGAACGGATCCCTCGGCGAGTACTCCTCGCTCACCGACGAGGAGCGCCGCAAGGTCGTGCAGGTCGCGGTCGAGACCGTGGGCGACCGCGGGATCGTCGTCGCCGGGGTGCACGGCGTCGGCTGGCACCAGGCCAAGAAGTGGGCCGAGATCGCGGCCGAGGACGGCGCCGACGGCGTGCTGCTCCTCCCGCCCACCATCTACCGGGCGAGCGACGACGAGGTCGTCGAGCACTACGCGCGCGTCGACGAGGTGGGCCTGCCGATCATGGCCTACAACAACCCGTTCGACACCAAGGTCGACCTCACGCCGCAGCTCCTCCAGCGCCTCGACGCGCTCGAGAACGTCGTGGCGATCAAGGAGTTCTCGGGCGACATCCGGCGCGTGACGGAGATCCAGGACCTCACGGGCCTCGACGTCATCGCGGGCGCCGACGACCTGCTGCTCGAGTCGCTCATCATGGGCGCCGTCGGCTGGTTCGCCGGCTACCCGAACGCGTTCCCCCGCGAGGCCGTCGAGCTGTACGGGCTCGCGACCAGCGGCCGCATCGAGGAGGCGAAGGCGCTGTACCAGCACCTCGTGCCCGTGTTCCGCTGGGACTCGCGCACCGAGTTCGTGCAGGCCATCAAGCTGTCGATCGACGTGGCCGGCGAGAGCACGGGCGGCCCGACGCGTCCGCCGCGCGCGCCGCTGCCCGCCGCCGTCGCGGAGCAGGTCACGCGCGACACGCGCCGCGCGCTCGACCACCTCGCCGGGCGATGA
- a CDS encoding NAD(P)/FAD-dependent oxidoreductase yields the protein MTVTADRHSASRGASTRESRDTMTRHVVVVGGGIVGAACARSLARAGIRVTVVERAAVASGTSAQGEGNILVSDKGPGAELELAQLAARRWPEVAAELADELGDALPSIEYEPKGGLVVTTTDEGADPLLAFAANQRSAGVDAIPVDVRRALELEPWLNPAITAAVHYPEDAQVQPAIATEALAASARRAGAVVRTGVEVTGPILDAHGALRGVRTSAGDIAADDVLIAAGPWSGEVARALGVELPVLPRRGVVLVTTRMPHRIRHKVYDGDYVGAVGSGDGALQTSGVVESTPSGTVLIGSSRERVGFDASLRVAVLEELAAKAVRLFPFLVEANAMRSYGGFRPYLPDHLPVVGPDPRLPGLWHASGHEGAGIGLSIATADLIAAQMTGEATPLDVRPFSVARASLGLRMPDAAMPTDAAGVRA from the coding sequence ATTACTGTCACCGCCGACCGCCACTCCGCCTCCCGAGGCGCATCCACCCGTGAGAGCAGGGACACCATGACGCGTCACGTGGTCGTCGTCGGCGGGGGCATCGTGGGCGCGGCGTGCGCCCGCTCGCTCGCCCGGGCGGGGATCCGCGTCACGGTCGTCGAGCGCGCCGCGGTCGCCTCCGGCACGAGCGCGCAGGGCGAGGGCAACATCCTCGTCTCCGACAAGGGCCCGGGCGCGGAGCTCGAGCTCGCGCAGCTGGCCGCCCGCCGCTGGCCCGAGGTCGCCGCGGAGCTCGCGGACGAGCTGGGCGACGCGCTGCCCTCCATCGAGTACGAGCCCAAGGGCGGGCTCGTCGTGACGACCACGGACGAGGGCGCGGATCCGCTCCTCGCCTTCGCCGCCAACCAGCGCTCCGCGGGCGTCGACGCGATCCCCGTCGACGTGCGCCGGGCGCTCGAGCTCGAGCCGTGGCTGAACCCGGCGATCACCGCGGCCGTGCACTACCCCGAGGACGCGCAGGTGCAGCCCGCCATCGCGACCGAGGCCCTCGCCGCGTCGGCCCGGCGGGCAGGCGCGGTCGTGCGGACGGGCGTCGAGGTGACCGGCCCGATCCTCGACGCGCACGGCGCTCTCCGCGGCGTGCGCACGAGCGCGGGCGACATCGCGGCGGACGACGTGCTGATCGCCGCCGGCCCGTGGTCGGGCGAGGTGGCGCGCGCCCTCGGCGTCGAGCTGCCGGTGCTGCCGCGGCGCGGCGTCGTGCTCGTCACGACGCGCATGCCGCACCGCATCCGGCACAAGGTCTACGACGGCGACTACGTGGGCGCGGTCGGATCCGGCGACGGCGCGCTGCAGACCTCGGGCGTCGTGGAGTCGACGCCGTCGGGGACCGTGCTCATCGGATCCAGCCGCGAGCGCGTGGGCTTCGACGCCTCGCTGCGCGTGGCCGTGCTCGAGGAGCTCGCCGCGAAGGCCGTGCGGCTCTTCCCCTTCCTCGTGGAGGCGAACGCGATGCGCTCGTACGGCGGCTTCCGCCCGTACCTGCCCGACCACCTGCCCGTCGTCGGACCGGATCCGCGGCTGCCCGGCCTCTGGCACGCGAGCGGGCACGAGGGTGCCGGCATCGGGCTGTCGATCGCGACGGCCGACCTCATCGCCGCGCAGATGACGGGCGAGGCGACCCCGCTCGACGTGCGGCCCTTCTCCGTGGCGCGCGCCTCGCTCGGGCTGCGCATGCCCGACGCCGCGATGCCGACCGACGCCGCCGGGGTGCGCGCGTGA
- a CDS encoding DUF1349 domain-containing protein, with translation MSDSPASDHDLADVPWIRGTWTTPPAAVRIHDGGMDVTAREGSDAWRITSYGFVHDTEHALVAPLPQGSAVEVAFTLDLAEQFDQAGVFVRVDAETWIKAGVERSDGEDGLGAVVTRGVSDWSLAPVPGWSGRLVTIRASRSGDALTVRARVDDEPWRLVRVAPLDPDASVTAGPFCCAPTRAGFTARFASWRTGPADQALHG, from the coding sequence ATGAGCGACTCCCCCGCATCCGACCACGACCTCGCCGACGTCCCCTGGATCCGGGGCACCTGGACCACCCCGCCTGCGGCCGTCCGGATCCACGACGGCGGCATGGACGTGACCGCCCGCGAGGGCAGCGACGCCTGGCGGATCACCTCCTACGGCTTCGTGCACGACACGGAGCACGCCCTCGTCGCGCCGCTGCCGCAGGGGTCGGCCGTGGAGGTGGCGTTCACGCTCGACCTGGCCGAGCAGTTCGACCAGGCCGGCGTCTTCGTGCGGGTCGACGCGGAGACGTGGATCAAGGCGGGCGTCGAGCGCAGCGACGGCGAGGACGGCCTCGGCGCGGTCGTCACGCGCGGCGTCTCCGACTGGTCGCTCGCCCCGGTGCCGGGCTGGTCCGGCCGCCTCGTCACGATCCGCGCGAGCCGCTCCGGCGACGCCCTCACGGTGCGCGCGCGGGTCGACGACGAGCCGTGGCGGCTCGTGCGCGTGGCGCCGCTGGACCCCGACGCCTCCGTGACCGCCGGCCCCTTCTGCTGCGCGCCCACCCGCGCGGGCTTCACGGCCCGCTTCGCGTCGTGGCGCACGGGGCCGGCGGACCAGGCGCTGCACGGCTAG
- a CDS encoding esterase produces MLQPLVPLAHGAVAAVARPTLRLHLHLYMREMEAGIFPQHDGVSAVTGPDPERVLFIGDIGVAGYGVLLAGMAMPAQVASRRTAVTGRGMEWESIAAYDMTVRKAAAALADRAAAPLDLAVVALGIPDVLVATSVEEWTERLTGIVATIRAQAGDGCRIVVTGIPPMDKFQPIPMIARKLLQAQVSRLNRATTLLDDPERGVIHAPYPDISGTRLHVRDRFSYRVMHAHWAEAIVPFLGDPQPVDR; encoded by the coding sequence GTGCTGCAGCCGCTGGTGCCCCTCGCCCACGGTGCCGTGGCCGCCGTGGCGCGGCCCACGCTGCGCCTGCACCTGCACCTCTACATGCGCGAGATGGAGGCGGGGATCTTCCCGCAGCACGACGGCGTCTCCGCCGTCACGGGTCCGGATCCCGAACGCGTCCTGTTCATCGGCGACATCGGCGTCGCCGGGTACGGCGTGCTCCTCGCCGGGATGGCGATGCCCGCGCAGGTCGCCTCCCGTCGCACGGCGGTGACGGGCCGCGGCATGGAGTGGGAGAGCATCGCGGCGTACGACATGACCGTGCGCAAGGCCGCCGCCGCCCTCGCCGACCGCGCCGCGGCGCCCCTCGACCTCGCGGTGGTCGCGCTCGGCATCCCCGACGTGCTCGTCGCGACGTCGGTCGAGGAGTGGACCGAGCGGCTGACCGGCATCGTCGCCACCATCCGCGCGCAGGCGGGCGACGGCTGCCGCATCGTCGTCACGGGCATCCCGCCCATGGACAAGTTCCAGCCGATCCCGATGATCGCCCGGAAGCTCCTGCAGGCCCAGGTGTCCCGGCTCAACCGCGCGACGACGCTGCTCGACGACCCGGAGCGCGGCGTGATCCACGCGCCCTACCCCGACATCTCCGGCACGCGCCTGCACGTCCGCGACCGCTTCTCCTACCGCGTGATGCACGCGCACTGGGCCGAGGCGATCGTGCCGTTCCTGGGCGACCCGCAGCCCGTCGACCGCTGA